tgtattgatgCACACCTAAGTTTACTGATTTGCTACAAATGTATGGGTTAAGCATTTTTAGCATGAGATTATTTGTAAAAAGTATGGGTTAAGCATCTTTGACATAAGAGATTGGTAAACAAAGGGGAACATAATTCTGGTTTATTCGATTGGTCTAAAATCAAAGCTCAATGTTACAGCCTTCGGCGCATGCGCATTCATATAAAGAAAAGAGAAATCCTTTGTTTATACCAATTTGATCGTCATCAGTTTTTTCATCAATTTAGTGCCTGCTGTCAATTTTATTAACCCACCCACTTGCCAACCTATTCAATATACATTACtttagtgttgtgtataaatgaTTTAACTTGTTTTTTTAGTTATGACGGGTTTTTACACCCCTACTTAGGCGAAATGTAATGTAACTTACTTGTGGGGAAAAAACTTTACTTTGAATGTATGCTTTGTTATGAAATTGTTTCAACTGATCTAGAATCATTCTTAAAATGTCACTTGTGGTGTCCATTTCAATGTCTATacgtattttgatatttctaattttgaGAAACATAGATATATTTACTATGTACTTTCCTCAAATACAGTATGAAATAATACAAGTTAAATTATTTTGCTTTCTTCAGTCCCGGgaaacataattacatattataGAATGGAACGTAAATGGATGTCGGATCGGTAATGGAGGTACATTTTTgaacaggtaagttatttcGTAATATTTGCTTTCTCAAATTCTAATAACAAATGCAATActtattcatatttttacaaATAGTGAGGTAGACATTAGTACGGATTCAAAATCTTTGGAGAAATCCGAGGCTTCGGTTCCCATGTAATATGATACAAATTATTATAACGATAATTTATTCAATACAAGTTTTAAACTTTCATTACGTGTTTTAAAGAATTAGTTAATTGTTTTATCATAAGATGCAAATTGTAAAGAGACACAATTGTTCACGTGCTTCTGAAGTAAACTTCTTGAATTTCATGTACATCCGAATTGTTGTGAAACGGCAGTGAAACTTTGGAGAAGAaaatgtaatgtgtatataaatgtcgCTAATGTTTTATATGAGTCCATGAATCATGATTTAGCGAGAACAGTTAACGTAACATTacattcattttaattattgtttaaTCCCTGGGCAAGTAGTAAAATAATAGGGCACAATTTGGAATTGAGACCTTAATGGTTACTTATCTAATCATGTGGAATTAACATAATGTCTGGCAACAGTGAGCATCACACATGACAACAGTGAGTATCACACATGACAACAGTGAACATCACACATGACAACAGTGAGTATCACACATGACAACAGTGAGTATCACACATGACAACAGTGAGTATCACACATGACAACAGTGAACATCACACATGACAACAGTGAACATCATACATGACAACAAAGCATCACACATGACAACAGTGAACACCATACATGACAACAGTGAGCATCACACATGACAACAGTGAACATCATAAATGACAACAGAGCATCACACATGACAACAGTGAGCATCACATATGACAACAAAGACCACACATAACACCAAAAAACATCACACATGACAACAGTGAACATCACACATGACAACAGTGAACATCACACATGACAACAGTGAACATCATACATGACAACAAAGCATCACACATGACAACAGTGAACATCATACATGACAACAGTGAGCATCACACATGACAACAGTGAACATCATACATGACAACAAAGCATCACATATGACAACAGTGAGCATCACATATGACAACAAAGACCAACACACATAACACCAAAAAACATCACACATGACATCAATGTGTCAACACAACATTCAAAGAACtatgatttatcaaaatatactaATGACACCTTCCATGAGTAATAAGATATTGATCTGCAATAGAGTGTTTCACGAAAGAagcaaaatatttaacattgaaaataataCTTACGTTTAAAACCATGGTGGCTTCATCACCTTATAAAACTGATACCAATTCAATTCATCACGCTGTAAGTATTTGAAATGTAGTGGCTTGGTACATCACGATGCCATTAAATACCAAATGATTGAACAATATAATTCATTCTTTATATGTAAAATTGTCCTCCACATCAAAATGACAATTCAACTCCCGAGGTTGGTGGTTTCCATATCAGGGCTATGATTTTTTTACTATGTACACTGAATAACCGAAGTCTTACGAAAATGTTCATATTTAATTgtaataaaaagttttaaagttTTCACAGGTACACCAAATacgtaaatattttattttcgtCTGTTATATATCTCATTTCTAGAGTTACtttatataatgattttaaaGCTAGCTATTGTGAGCTATAATTTTGAAGCTATTGGCGAGCTATAAGTTTGAAGTTATCCGTAAGACATAATTTTGGAACTATTTCTGAGCTATAAATTTGAAGCTTTTGTGAGCTAAATTATGAAGCTATTGTGAGCTATATCGTAATGTTTCATTccataatgttttatttcagtgAGAAGATGAACGCTTTAAAAATACATTCACTAATATGGGCATGGTCTATTACCTTGATGTACACCAGTGGAATGCATGGTAAAGATAACTAGCCTCATTTTCTCTCACTTTTGTTGTTAAAGATTATTCATAATATATGATTATACTGTCATTCGTTTGAAATCCAGTATTGATACTTACAAGATTTATTGAATGGAGGGGCAATGCTCCTCATCCTCATCCAGATTTGAACATTTCTGGTAACTTATGTTAAGTTCCCCCATTCGCCTCATAGGAAGGATACATATTAATTCATTTTGGTACCACTGAATCTAAATCTCAGTTTCCcttgaaatgttacattatcGAGTGTATCATTAGAACAATCCATTGGTTGATATGGACATCGTTATTTAGATCAAAACCTAAAGGAAATCAAACTACCTTTAccgagaaaaaaaacatgtcagCCATAAAACTACACGCATCAGATTGGCTGGTGACCCttcttcattgtttttttttttttcaaataaacatgttcagttttcaaaaaaaGTATGTAGTTTCATGCTCAAATTAAACATCGGTTATGTGAGATAAAATAATGAACTGTTCACTTTTATTACATAGCTACCACTATACCTGTTCAAATTTTATTGGTACTTTTATGCTTAATGTATTTTACAATACGACACGATTTTCCGGTtgtttactttatttattttaaaatacttgAGTATCTGTTGAATGTTCATTTATTTGACTTGTTAAACGATATATATCACTtgttaaaaatatcactttttctgaattgaccaatcaaatcactTCTTACAAACGACAAAGGGAAAACGTTAACGCTGCCCGGTAAATTTTGTATCTTCAGTACtactaaatatattttactcgtGTGGCTACGCAATCGtgcaaaatatcataatattagcctcactcgtgaaaaatattaaaatattagccccactcgtgaacaatattaaaatattagcACCTCtcttgaaaaatatcaaaacattagcCCCACtcttgaaaaatatcaaaatattagccttattcgtgaaaaatatcaaaacattagtcccactcgtgaaaaatattaaaatattagccccactcgtgaaaaatattaaaatattagccccactcttgaaaaatatcaaaatattagcaccactcttgaaaaatatcaaaatattagccccactcgtgaaaaatattaaaatattagtccacttgtgaaatatatcaaaacattagtCCCACTCGTGAAATACATTAAATACTAACCCCACTTGTGAAATACATTAAATACTAaccccactcgtgaaatacattaaatactaaccccactcgtgaaatacaTTAAATACTAACCCCACTTGTGAAATACATTAAATACTAACCCCACTTGTGAAATCTATTTAATGTTATTGAAGGCATTGTTGGATATCCTATATATCATATGATGAGACCACAGTCTAATTCATCATCCATTACACGTTTTTATGGTGAAACAGATTCGGACATGACAGTCATATTTTGCAATGATGGACATTTGTACCAAGTTGACGAAGAAGCCGAGGCAATGTATGCTGACGCACGCTTGGCGTGCGAATCACAAGGTGGCTATCTCGCTCACATGGAGACCGAAATCAGAACAGGAATGGCTAAAAGATCAGCTAGATTGtaagtgatattttatttcaatataggCCTAtgaaacataaaaaagacaGAGTCTATGGACGTAAAATATTCCCCCTTCCCACTGCAATCTGTAAGTAGCCATAGCGAAAATAGTGACTATTTTATCATCCAAGAAATGTAACAATTATTGCACGTGtggtgattttgttttcttggtATGAATATAACAAATGGAGGATCTTAGTtgagttttaatttgatatgagattttatgaagGAGTCTTAGAAATTTTTATCTTTGCGATCCTTGGCGAGGAAAAATTACAACTTCATCAAACGCATCATCGAATGAAAACATTAAATGGAAAACCATTGTTGTTGGGCCAATCAGAATTTGTTACGCCACGTTATTTTCTATAGTATGACATCACAATCGATTTCTGACTGACGCTAATGAAAAACGCTCAAGGGTATGTATTTTACACTAGTGACTGATGCAGTATTATAAGGGCAAATTCACTGAATACAAATGTAACAGGCCGACAATATGATAAAGATAGATGTAGCATGGAAAGAGAAGAtgaatgggttttttttttcacctcGTGGAATGAAATATGTGAAACCAATAAccatattacaaaacaaacCAGTGTGATCAATTCATTAGATATAGCATAGATTTGTAAGAGCGCAGAcatgttttattaaaacaaaaacaaacaaaaacaaaaacaaaaacaaacaaaaacaaaacaaaacaaaaacaaaacagggATGCAAGCCCTTGGGTTTTTCCTACATTCATAGTAGACAATGCAAAACTATCTTTTGGCACTCGAAAACAAGAAATTAACTGTTTggaatgaaatattatattcataCATACTGCCATAAAAAATATCATACTCCAATAGTTATTTTCCAACGTTTCTTCCGGTGGTCTGAGAAATGAACGCATTGGTTCCGTGATATGCCCAACTAGCTTCAGGTGGTAGCATAGTACCAACCCGATAGCCAAAGAAACAAAGGTCAGCTTATCTAGAAAGAACTCAGAGCTATGCCTTTGTCCTGATGGCTTTAGAATGGAATGCATATATCCTACATGTCTAGTAAAATCTTTTAATAATCAAACCCACCCAGTGGGAGAAAAATACTGGTATATCTATAAACTAACACTTCAGTGCAGAGTAACAATTTGTATAGCTAACCTGCATTTAAAATCAAGATAAGATAAAAACGACACCGTCATCAAACGCATTTTCTtataataaaattgaaaaccaatatagatttgtatatgACAGCAATTAATCTGTCTTAAATTACTATAAACACTCTTATTTGAGCGATTTTCACTTTGTAAGATTTTTCTTGATTGCGCTTAAGGTAATCTATCTACATTGGTTTATATGGCAAGATTTGTCGGCGACTTAATTTATCATTCCGCTAATTCGTTTTAAGTAGGTTTATGCTAAAGATTTGAGCACGCCAACAAATATAGGCTTGCAGTAACTGTGTTCATGTTTCAGTGTACAATTTGAAGACGGAATACCTTGTAGGCTTAGAGCGGCCGAGTACTACCAGTACGGAATGGTACTGGGTAGACtcaaacacacagacattggCCACAGGACTCGACACGCGCTGGGATATTGATGACCCCAGACCCTCACATTCAGTTGCCAAAGTTGACAGATTGAAACTTAAATCATTATCCTCAGATAATAAACGAAATTATGTTTGTGAGTTTGAAGGTAAGTaaaagtgtgtttttttttcttcttaaaacatattacagtaaaaTCTGTTTATAATGTTTGTGGGTGTAACGTTTTTCTGcatttaaccttttttttattttcaatcccCGATCGAACATATGTTAAAATATACTCTTATAATGTTTCTTGATACAACGTTTTTTCTGCATATCAGGTAATGATATTTCTGGCCAATTAAAACAAACTGTCGTCTATTACGTTTTTTACCTGGCTAACATCTTGttacaaaaacaatatacatttgtgtatgtatattgcgCGGTTATTTTTGGACATCTGTGCCATCTACCTCACAATCACGTTCAATGACTCTTGCTGTTGCTAATTACTGGTGAACAAAAGAACAAGTTCAGCATCAATACATTTGTTCAAAGCATTTCATTAGGGCCTCGTGTGCTTTTGAATTCAGGAAACGCGTGTTGTAcggtattttatttttaaacaagcAAGGTTACTGAAAAAAGAGTTTCGCTTGAAGCATATATCTGCTTAAATATTGATGtcttttttttaagtttcattggGTTATGAAAAAAAGTGTTTGCAAACTATATGAATCCGCGTAGAGGATTCTAACAAAAGTttgcaaaattttttttaggaaactaaaaataattgacatctaCGCTTATAActattttttgaaattgattttcaaaattgaaacatgttttatgtacaattgaactgatcttataagggattctttttcacaaatcaatacgcaatgtCAATGGCcgttttgtgacgtcacatattttGCGCCATTttcgatttttgtttttttttcttcatatctataaaaaaaagaatcttAAGCAATCAGAAAATCCGCATTCAGCGTACAAAACACAggacaattaattataattgtataattgAATGCGTCCTCTCTGTTACTTCTTCTTTACAGATGGACCCATGCTTTCTTATTGCATGACTGATTCTGTAGTAACATTTTACGACAACACACTGAGAAATATTTACAACGCATTTTCATATATGGTCGATCTTGAAACTGCCCAAGATATCTGCGCAGGGCATCCTGGCACACACTTGGTAACCTTGGAGACGACGCAGGAACAGGATTCAATGAAGGAAATGATTGATGGTAAAAGCGAAAACAGAAAAAACAAGACACACACACAAGCTCTATAGAGGATTTCTTGTAacttgtaaaaacaaaaacaaactcgAGTCTAAGAAATGCCATATACAACAAACACACGTTTTGAGACCTATTTTTACCGCTATGAAAATGCTATTCCAAAATTTGTTTACTTCGTGTTTTTTATTCATGATATCATGTACACTGGCCGATTTAAGGCCCCTATTTAAGTAGCTTGTCCTTGTCTGTATTCAACCTGATTTGGAATGTTTTATGATGACCGAAGTTATAACTATGCTCTCCAGGTCACTCGTATGTTTGTATACTAAGCAATTTGATCTCCAATGCTAAGCGCTTGTCTGACAATGACCGACGTATAATAAAGTGCGATGTACCAGACAATATGGCGTATTTTATGGCAAAGTTGACATGATTTGTCACGTAACTATTGTAAATTAAAATAGCTTTAAAGTAACTATTAGAGTTCCCGATTCTTTAACAAAGTTGGAACGTCCAGCTCGTTCTTAAAACTATTAAATACTCATCTATCAAATTGTCTTAATTACTGAGTTGATGCATATTTGGACCCATTTTTTCCTATTTTAACATTTGGTCCAATTTTGAGTCACAGAAACTTACTGCACTTTGCgatatataacaaaaccaaTTACTATCTTCCATTCATATTCTATGTACTAATCACGTATGCGTGTTAAAAAAATTCTGGTTTGTTTCCAGAACTGGATCTCCCTTACGAGCAGTTTTGGATAAGTATTGAGCGGGACTCTATAACAGAGGTCTGGTACTGGGTTTATCCGGACGGAACTTTATTACCCGTCACCGACTCGAAATTTGGTCATGGATACAGCTCGTCTGATCCACCGAATGCATATGTGGACCGTCGAGATTGGTTTCAGGTGGATAAgacaacacaaaaatatttcttttgtgaaaCAGAAGGTATTATCAACACAGTTGTCTGTCCGTAAATTGATTTATTGCAGGAGAGAAGAATTAATTTAATACTTTaaagtttttcatttttcaacataacAAATGTGCGAAGCAAATAATATTGCAAAGtatgataaaaacaatttttttaaagtgaGAAATTCAATCATTGAAACGTACAATGACGACCCTATTTAACATGGAATTGTATGTCTATTTGATTCCTTTCTGTTCAATCATTATTTTTTCAGTGACAAATGTAACCGGCTTACTTCCAACAACGACAACTACcaccactccaacaactacaactaccaccactccaacaacaacaactaccaccactccaacaactacaactaccacCACTCCAACAACGACAACTACCACcaccactccaacaactacCACCActccaacaacaacaactaccACCACTCCAACAACGACAACTACCACCACTCCCACAACGACAACTACTACCACTCCCACAACTACCACCACTCCAACAACGACAACTACCACcaccactccaacaactaccaccactccaacaactacCACCACTCCAACAACGACAACTACcaccactccaacaactacCACCACTCCAACAACGACAACTACcaccactccaacaactacCACCCCTCCAACAACGACAACTACcaccactccaacaactacCACTActccaacaacaacaactaccACCACcccaacaactacaactaccaccactccaacaacaacaacaccaccacccaaaaaaaaccaaccaaAGCCCCCAAATACAACACCACCACCCAACGACAACTACCACCACCAAAAGACACACCCACCACGACCCACAACACCACCACCCACAACTACAACACCACCAAATGCAACCACAACCACCCACGACCAGACCACCAACAACTACCACCACCCCCACAACCAACCACAACACCCCACAGATAAAAAACGCAAAACAGACCCCGCCACCCCCCAAAACTAGAAGCCAACGCACcacaaaaataacaaacaaaccGCACACCCAAGAACCATAAACAccaaaaaccaacaaaacatACCAACTACCCAACAACAAACCCCCACAACAACACTACCACCAAAAAGCCACCCCAAAAAACCAAACCACCCAAAACACCACCACCCAAAACACCCGGGCCGCAAaaccacccccaccccacacaCCCCGccccaaaaaacaaacaccCCACCAACACCACCAACCACCCCACACACCAACCACTACCACCAACCACCCCCCAAACTACCGccaaaccccccaaaaaccccccctccccaccaagCCTCCACCCCGCCCACCCACCCCCACAACCACCCCCTCCCAACGActcccccccacccccaacacCCCCTCCACAACGTCCCACCCCCCTCCCGCActcccccccctccccaactACCCCACCCACCTACCACCCCACCCCCCAACACACCCCAAAACCCTCCAACAACTcaccccaccccctcccccccccacCACACCACTCCACAACCTCCAAACCCACCAcacaaaacccccccccaacaaACAAAACCACCCTTCCCACAACACAACTCCCACTACCCCAACGCCACCACCCCACAACTACCACCACCCACACCACCACTCCCACACTCCAAAACCCCCACAAGCAAACCTACCCCCCCAAcacaccccaccccccccaaacccccggACCCCCCCAACACCACATCCCCACCCCCCCGCAAAAACTAAAACTAACCAACTCCAAAATCCCCACCACCACTCCCGCAACTACAAACCCCCCCCCGACCACACCCCCACAACACAACTACCACCACTCCCACCAACACCTACCACCCAAAATCCCCACCCCTAAACCCAACAAACCACCATCCCCAACTACCAAACCCCCATTCAACAAAACCACCCACCACCCAACAACACAACACCTCCACGCCACGAGGCCAAAACCACAAAGGAAGCCCAGCCAACACACCACCACCACGCACAAACAAcacccaaaaacacccaaaaacacAAACCACTTAcgcaaacaacaaaacacaccTCCCACAAAATACCAAAATCACACAGGGcaccacccccaccccccactcCAACGCACTAGCCACCCTCCCCACCCCCAACCCAAACGACAACTACCACCACCCACACGACCAATACCAACCACTCCCAACTACCTACCACCCAACCCAAATAACAACACCACCACTCCAACAAGAACACCCCACTCCAACAACTCCCACACACACCCACGACCCACGCCCACACGAACAAGACATCCAAGCCCCACTCCCACCACCCCAATCGAACCCCCCCACCCACCAAAAACTTTCGCCACCCTCCCACAACTAGCAAACCACCACCCCCCAACAAAACACCCTCCCACCATCACCAACTCCCCCACCACCCACCCACAACCCACACAACGCCACTCCCCAAACCCCACACCACTCCAaccccaaaacaaaaaaccccccaaaaaccccaccAACAATAACCACTCCCAAAAACACAACACCACCAACTCCAAAAACACCACCACCCAAACCCAACACCAACTACCCCACAAAACAACAAACCCCCCATCCACAAAGACTACCACCCCCAACAACTGACCCTCCACCACCCAACCCCACAACTACCACCACTCCCACAACGACAACTACCACCACTCCCACAACTACAACTACcaccactccaacaactacaactaccacCACTCCCACAACTACAACTACCACCACTCCAACAAACCAACAACTACCCACCACCAAAAACCGACAAACCACCCAACCCTAAACACCCCACCCGCAACCATACCAACAAAACGAACTACCACTGCCCCCCCAAATACAAAAGACACCGTAAAACCAACCACAAACCCACCATAAACTATCCCCCCCGCCAAAACCACCCCCCAACTACCACCACCACTGCCCCAAATTCAATCCCTACCCCCTGCGCAAACCCCGCGGGACAATCAACAACCACCCCAGAATAACCCCCACCACCCACCCACCAACTACGAACAATCCACCTGACCAACCACTACCAATCGCGCAAAACCCACACTCCAACCCCGGGAAAGCCACCAGCTACGACCCCTGCCAACAACACACCACCACAGGCCAACGCCCCTGCCACACCGGCACCACTCCGAAACCTAAAGTCCCCCTCAAGACCAAAAccaaacccccccaaaaaaacaaaataatcccTGTGGGACCACCACGTCCCCGAAAGCCGCTCCAAAACACTACACCCCCTTAGAAAAACTCACAATCCGAACGTAATTTGACCCCACTCCAGCTACGGCCACGCACCAACTGTCCACTCCCTCCAACCTCAACCCTCACCACCACCAAAACGCCCCCGCCTCACACCCCCCCCACGACTCGCCCACAAATACAccccaaagaaaaaaaactggaCACCACCAAACGGGGCCCCAAAAACTCAGGGTACGACGCCTCCACCCGGTACCATCCCAGGACACCCCCACTCCAAACCCAATCCCTACCCGAGATGTCGCACCAACGCAACTCTAAAAATCCCAAACCTCAATAACTCAAAACACCCAAAACCAACAGGGGGGAAAAGCACCCTCacaataaaaaaacccaaaaaaaacccccaaactACCACCCCCATCCGAAACCCCAAccacctccccccccccccctcccccccccaatccccccccttttcccccccccccccacccctatCCCACTAAATCCCCCAACCCACCTTTCCCCGGGGGTTTCCCCCCCTCCCCAggttttttaaaacccccccccaaaactcCTTTCCCtgccccccccccttccccccccctttcccccaaaaaacccccccctcccacccccccccccttcccccaccCCCCCGTTTCCCCCACCCAACCCCCCAACCTCCCCCCCTTCTCCCCCCCCCTGGGGGAAAATCCCCCCCCACCCCCGGCCCCCTTTAAAAGGgggccccccccttttcccccccctttcccccaaacccaaaccccccccccaagaCAACTCCCCACCTGGTaccctttaaaaaaataactcaCCCCCGACCCACCAAACCCCCGGGgtccccctttccccccccctccccccctttCTCCCAAAAATAAGCCCATCCCCCCCAAactccccctcccccttcccctCCCCCCCTAAGGAAACCCTACGCAACCCCCCGATCCTACTTAAACGGCCCCCCCCCTCCACCCCAATATCCCCTCCCCCGAAAATCTCCtccccttttttttcaaaaatt
This genomic stretch from Pecten maximus chromosome 13, xPecMax1.1, whole genome shotgun sequence harbors:
- the LOC117340588 gene encoding cell wall protein DAN4-like, encoding MTDSVVTFYDNTLRNIYNAFSYMVDLETAQDICAGHPGTHLVTLETTQEQDSMKEMIDELDLPYEQFWISIERDSITEVWYWVYPDGTLLPVTDSKFGHGYSSSDPPNAYVDRRDWFQVDKTTQKYFFCETEVTNVTGLLPTTTTTTTPTTTTTTTPTTTTTTTPTTTTTTTPTTTTTTTTPTTTTTPTTTTTTTPTTTTTTTPTTTTTTTPTTTTTPTTTTTTTTPTTTTTPTTTTTPTTTTTTTPTTTTTPTTTTTTTPTTTTPPTTTTTTTPTTTTTPTTTTTTTPTTTT